Below is a window of Amphiprion ocellaris isolate individual 3 ecotype Okinawa chromosome 15, ASM2253959v1, whole genome shotgun sequence DNA.
aaaacactGCACAGTGAAGGGAGGAGGTAATTATTACCTCAGATGAGTATTATGTGACTTACCAGAATCAAGATCAATAATAGCACTAATTTGTAAGATTTTATGCACCATTATGTTGTCCCTGCCTATTCCATTCTATTGAAACTCATGCCTCATCATCTTTCCAACAAAATCAGATGTGGTGTGAAAATTGAACCACGTTTGTGTCATCTATGTTGTGCTTTGTGCTGCACCAGTTCCTTTATTACTTTTGATTCAGAGAGAAGCGAGTATAACGTTACACTGAAGCTAATTTTTCATCCAAAGCTGATTCAGCAGGGTCTAGATATCACTGTGTTGCTTCTTGTACCAAGCAACTCTGGTGtttcagagacagaaaacattacATAAAATAGATACCAAGCCTAATTTTGATTGAGTTGCACTCCTGGCCTAATTATGGAAGGTCTTGTTTCATGACTCATTTACTAAAGCTGCTGTGGGAGAAATGACCTGAATCAAATATTTGCTGGCTTTTGTCTGTGATAAAACCTGAAAGGGCACAACCTTGATGACTGCACAGGCcaacatttcttttcattttaaagtgtctTGTTGACACAAAGTCAATAATAATCACTGGTCCAGATGAGATTATCAGTCATATGCCTAAACTGTTAATGTAGACATTACAGAGAATCATTCATACAGTCAGAAGTTTGTTATATGACAGGTTGGTTGTCAATCACTGTGATAGCTACTgaaaaaatcagcacaaaactGCATGCCTAAAGTctaaaaaaagagtcaaaaccATCATTCTTTTGATCACAAGACGTGGGGTGTGTCTGCGGTTGGCTGGGTTAGGCTGCCTGTGAAtacacagagagaaagtgaaAGGATGAAGTAGGGGACTTTCCAGCTCAGCAGTGTGGTGCAGTGGTATGGTGCTGAACTGGTTTggcaaaaacatcaacacaaataCACGTATCCAAACATccaaatacatacacacatatacagcacATACATAGACGCACACCATGATCTGATTGTGTACATGCCTCACTGTTATTACACCACAGCAAGAAAGGGCCACCATGTTGGATAATTATTTAATGCATCATTCTCTAACCCTATTTGCTTGTTGTTGGCCATTTTGTGTATTGGTTTTCACAGTATCAGCTTAAGATGGCCGTTATCGTGCATTTGTTCCCTCCTATTTTGGCAACACGTTTGCTTGTGGGAAGAAGCCAAGTTTAATGATGACTCACTCTGCCTGGCGGAAAAATTAAAACTTCAAACTGTTGAGTTTTTAACCTGGAGGAATTGCTTGGTTTCAGGTGGAAAAATGCACagtttagtagttttttttcagGGGATTTTAATAAGCACCAACTGTAAATAGAAGACCGCCCTCATATGAACAAGTAATCCTTCAAATAATCTTAAATATAGAAACAACTGAGAGGCTGATTATTCATTTACTGATTGGCAATATGATCACATTTTAAGCCATGCAAGAAAAGTTACATATAGAACTCTTGAATTTAACATGTGTgacatttattgaaataaacATCTATTGCTGTTTCAGTGTTACATCCTAATGTCAAAGTCTGGATGATGGTCTTCCATAGTTTAGTTCTTCATATCAGGCTTCTATATCTTTACAGGCCACTCTCAGTTACTTGTGACATTCAAAGCAGCTGCATTTGAGAATTTATGTCGCCAGCACGAGTACAGTTGTGTATTGCTACACAAGTTTGAGAATCAGAATATATTCATGCATTAAACTTTCTTATGCCTAAAGTGAGACGCGTGACTTCAGTCACCATTTTGTGGATGCACAGAAGTCTTGACAAAATGGCGACTGGTGTTGCCTAAACTGAGCCTGATCTTCGTCGATAGAGGGGGTTGGTGTTCAGACATAATTTATGACACATACCATCACACAACTTTTCAAAATGCCTCATCgccaaaacaaaaccaaaagtgTTGATTGTCAGGGACTTTCCAGGTCAGCTCAAACAATAAAACCCAACCCCTATGTGTGGCGTTTTGATGCAGCATAAAAAATGTAGTCGGATCGCTTAAAGCCAGGATACAATAAACATAGATGTGATTACAGACGCTGTACGATCACGGATAACAAACTTGAGAATAAATGCTCATTATTACCAAGTTCAGTTGTACTTGAATCACTTCAttgctgacatttttttatttaagcgACGTATTTATCCTCTTTCCTGTCCACAATCACTCATTGAACTGaagcttcactttaaaaaatattttgcgtATCTGATCACAATATCTTTTAATAAATCGATCCTTATATAGATACAGTATACACCTGTGGATCCAGTGTCAGTTAAACTTTTAACTGGCTTTTACCTGGTAGTGTGTGTCATAGATGTTCTGTATGAGGCCAGTGACAGGTGTCTCCATCAGTACAAGGAATGTGAGCTTCCATGAAAGATTCATCATCAGGGAGATCATGCCCAGAGTCTTGATCAACGTCCTCAGCAGCACGTTGACATTCAGACACACCGTTCTTCCCATCAGGGTGGtgtcaaaaaatatattaaagttatctttattcattattatcCTTTCTCTTAAAgctttgtcttgtatttttatgCCTGTTTTAATGCACTATTTGGTCGTGACATAACTTGATCTGTCCTTCATGTGCATAACTGGATGCTGTATTATGAGAGACATACCTGTTTTTATGGTCTCAAAGAATGCAATTTCCTGTTTGGTCAAAGCCCCAAACAGCGTAACTTTCCAGCTCAGCAGTGTGGTGCAGCGGTATGGTACTGAACCGGTTTggcaaaaacatcaacacacatacacatatccAAACATccaaatacatacacacatagacAGCACATACATAGACGCACACCATGATCTGATGTTGCACATGCCTCACTGTTATTACACCACAGCAAGAAAGGGCCACCATGTTGTTGGATAATTATTTAATGCATCATTCTCTAACCCTATTTGCTTGTTGTTGGCCATTTTGTGTATTGGTTTTCACAGTATCAGCTTAAGATGGCCGTTATCGTGCATTTGTTCCCTCCTATTTTGGCAACACGTTTGCTTGTGGGAAGAAGCCAAGTTTAATGATGACTCACTCTGCCTGGCGGAAAAATTAAAACTTCAAACTGTTGAGTTTTTAACCTGGAGGAATTGCTTGGTTTCAGGTGGAAAAATGCACagtttagtagttttttttcagGGGATTTTAATAAGCACCAACTGTAAATAGAAGACCGCCCTCATATGAACAAGTAATCCTTCAAATAATCTTAAATATAGAAACAACTGAGAGGCTGATTATTCATTTACTGATTGGCAATATGATCGCATTTTAGGCCATGCAAGAAAAGTTACATATAGAACTCTTGAATTTAACATGTGTgacatttattgaaataaacATCTATTGCTGTTTCAGTGTTACATCCTAATGTCAAAGTCTGGATGATGGTCTTCCATAGTTTAGTTCTTCATATCAGGCTTCTATATCTTTACAGGCCACTCTCAGTTACTTGTGACATTCAAAGCAGCTGCATTTGAGAATTTATGTCGCCAGCACGAGTACAGTTGTGTATTGCTACACAAGTTTGAGAATCAGAATATATTTGCGCATAAAACTTTCTCATGCCTAAAATGAGACGCGTGACTTCAGTCACCATTTTGTGGATGCACAGAAGTCTTGACAAAATGGCGACTGGTGTTGCCTAAACTGAGCCTGATCTTCGTCGATAGAGGGGGTTGGTGTTCAGACATAATTTATGACACATACCATCACACAACTTTTCAAAATGCCTCATCgccaaaacaaaaccaaaagtgTTGATTGTCAGGGACTTTCCAGGTCAGCTCAAACAATAAAACCCAACCCCTGTGTGTGGTGTTTCAATGCAGCATAAAAAATGTAGTCGGATCGCTTAAAACCAGGATACAATAAACATAGATGTGATTACAGACGCTGTACGATCACGGATAACAAACTTGAGAATAAATGCTCATTATTACCAAGTTCAGTTGTACTTGAATCATTTCattgctgacattttttttcaagcgATCCATTTATCCTCTTTCTATTCCACAATAGTGTCTACAGTACTTAATTATTTACTATAGAACAAATCTGCTCATATATTCAGTAAAGCAGTTGTTTTACAATTTGTTTGAGTTGAATTAAGTCATGTGAAAGTGAGGTAAATGTATCTGCTAAAAAGAGATTATAAATATGGCACACAAAGCAAGAAAGATAAAATTGAAACTGATACATTCAGATAAATGTCTGATGCTGCtgattattcttttatttgagACATCGAGTCCATAAACCAACCTTTGACTTGTCTGATCATTAATCAAGCTTTATAGTGGTAACCATGACATGTTGtttcaaacatttattcagcatAACTAAATACCAGggaacaaagggaaaaaatataACATGATATCAATATATCACTTAGGAAAACATCACACAAATTTTATTTGTctgcaaaataaacaagaacaactacttctgaaaaaaaaatgctgtttcattttcattactCATACATAACAAATATTACCTGAATATTTACATAAACTGCAGCTTGTTCTCACATTTTTTACAAGGTTTAGCTGCTGTTGGTTGCTGCTGCCAAACACATGCAACACAGTCGTACAGAACGCAGAAGAAGCTGCAGCCTCAGCACAGTACACAGACAGTAGTGTGTCACTGTGGGGAATTCTCCTCAGTGAAATGCTCCATTCTCAACTTGTAGTAGCTCCCCTTCATGTCCATCAGTTCCTGGTGAGTGCCTTGCTCCCCAACTTTGCCACCACTGATCACAACAATCTGATCTGCTTTCTCAATGGTCTTCAGCCTGTGAGCGATCACCAGAAGGGTCTGGTTGGGACAGTTAGCCAGGGCCTGCTGAACCTGAAGAGAGTCATGGACAGAAGTAgttttaacattattattagGTGTCACATTTGCACTTCCATAGTACATGCATAGTACATAGTACATGTCAATACTGTGGGACTGATTAGGGACAGTTTAATGAAATGCAACACTAGAAATATACTGTCACTGAAAATGATTCTTTTCTTCAATGCAAACACATAGCATGCATGAAAGACCAGCTACCAACAATCACTATTTTTACCGactctaaaaatacattttaataagtTTTTGTTTCAGTCAGCAGTGAAAGATATTTGACCTTATTTGTCACATGCTGCATAATTTCTAACAATTCCACAAGGAGGAATATAATGTTAAATCTTGCATCTACATGTAAATGGTTTAGAAGTAGGCAAACAGACTAAACACATTTAAGAGAAACACCGCACATGAACTTTCCCAAACATTTTTAAGGTCAGTTCCATtttagttgtgtttgttttcaagcCCTGAGTACTAGAATAACTAAAGATTTAATATTGATCCATAATATCTTGATTATTCAGTTAGAAATTATACGACAGATATGCTCTtgacatttatttgatttatttgggCAATTCTTATTGTCTAAGTGACACATGAACACCACTGCACCACTGCCTTTACATAAATGGTAGatactgactttattttttagtcAGGATTAGTCCTGCTTAACCAGTCCATTCCTACAGCATGGTCTGGCTGCATGTTATCATTCTGCAATGGTGGGAGAAAATGCTggggcttgtttgtgtttctttacacAAACTACAGTCGTATTGGGCAGGCCTTTGGTGTTCTACTAAAATAAGGACTGGTGAATTGTTCTGGTGGAACATTTCCACACTTGATACAAGAACTCACTATCTAACTGATGATATGTGACCTGTTTCAAATCTAGAGCTGGCTCCAGATGATATAGTGGTCTTAAAAGTCGACCTGTACCTTATTTTCACTCTCGGTGTCCAGAGAGCTGGTGATTTCATCCAGAATGAGGACCTGTGGTTGTCTGACCAGAGCTCGAGCGATGGCGATCTGCTGCCTCTCACTCCTGGATAACTGGCTCCCACTGTCACCCACCTCTGAAAAATGGACATCATTAagttttttcagcttttgttgACAGGACAGTAGAGAATggaagacaggaaagtgggAAGAAGAAtggaaggacctgcagcaaaggggactgtagcccctgtttatgggtcactcTCGGAACCTGTTGTTCTACCAGGGTGACCAACAGAATGAAGTTTAAGTTAGAAAATTCAAGAGCCAACCAGAAGCAGAAGGACATGTATGTCACTGACCCTCTAAAATACTGCAAGTGTATCTTTATCTCTTCTTATCCACAAACTGAATCTACATACAGTTCTGCTCTCCAGTGATATTTTATTCACCCACAAACATGCAGAAGGTTTTTCTGTCTGCATGCAGCTGAGTAAACCAGCCTGAGGGGGAGTGAACGGTTTACCTGTATCGTAGCCTTTATCCAGCTGCCTGATGAAGTCGTGGGCGTTGGCTTTGCGTGCTGCTTCCTGGATCTCATCCAATGAGCAGTCAGGAAGCCCGTAAGTGATGTTGTCTTTGATGGAGCCAGAGAACAGCACAGGTTCCTGGCTCACCACTGCAATCtgttaaaaacacaatcatCAGTTTGACTGTCTGTATAACACATGGTTTACATATACAAGTACATGGTAGATCTTCTTACACAATTCAATGTGAAATCAATACAGTAATTTAATCTCAGAACTTTGACTTTTCTCAAAATTCTCAGGTTGATTTTATTGACTTTTGTTACAGTATCTGTCAAATCTGAACCAATTATCTGAGCTCGTTCTTGATGATACCAAACAATAACAAGTTGCAAGGaaatatgcagatttttgaaGATTACTTCTATAGATGAGTGCAtggtgttttctgctgctttcacattGATTTATAAGCATAAAACTATAGACTGTTTAGACAGACGCCTAAGAATACTTAGCACTAATGATTAATTACCTTCTTGTGCAGGAAACTGTGGTCGTAGGATTCCAATGGTAAGCCATCCAGGAGGATTTCTCCATCCTGCGGCTCATAGAATCGCTCCAGCAGACTCACACAGGTGCTTTTTCCTTCCCCAGATGAACCCACCAGTGCTGTCATCTGACCTGGCTTCAGCTCCAAGGTAAAGTCCTGAAGCAAATGACAGATAACAGATGATGATGGTTTGAATGACACGGTGTAAGTTCTGTACTTGACACATGTAGTCAGAGTGAATAGAAATATTCATCCTTAAGTTAAATTCGTACTTCATTTTTACTGTCCAACTAAAACAAACACTACAAGTATTCTCACCTGCAGCACTGTTTTGTTCGGGTTTGTAGGATAAGCAAAGTTGACGCCGCGGAAGCTGACGTGTCCCGTCAACTGATCTGGTTTGCGTTCTCCATCTGTGCTGACCTGAGGTTTTCGGTCCAGGTACTCAAACACTTTTCCAGCAGCCCCCACTGAGTTCAGCATATCCCCAAAGATGTAGGTGAGTGTCTGGAAGATGACAGTCAGAACACAGGGTTGGTAAACTGGTCACTTAGTGACAACAGTCAGACCTGCCATATGTCTTACTATTCTTCTTAGGTCACCTGACACTGGTCTAGTATCTGTTCTGAAGATCAAACTGTAGTGAGGCTGCTTTTAGACTTTATGTTCCTACAATAAATGGTCTGTACTAATTATACTAACTAGCCTAATTGTGAATCTTTTAGCTAACTTAGATGCTTTTAATCACAAGTCCTGACTGAAAACAATACACAGAGCATTATGGGATACCCTAATGTTGTCTCCAAGATCTGACTGGTAGAGGATGAAGGACACCAGGTTGCCAGTGGTCATCTGCCCCCTCTGGATGAAAAGTCTTCCATAGTATAACATGATGACCTGCATGCCCAGTCCTGTCAACTatagacacatacacaccaatTCTGTTACACAAGAAAGTAAATAAGGTGGTAGTTCAACATGTAATCTCCAAGAAATACAGATATAAAACTAACTTCTCACCCTCCGCACAAGCAGGTAAATAGCCCTCACAGTGTCCCGGCGGGTTTTAAGTTTGTGAATGTCCATCAAGCAGTTGTCATAGCGACGGGCCTCATGTGTTTTGGTGTTAAAGCTCTGTACGACACGAATACCGGACACGACCTCATTCACAGTTTCATTTGCCAGAGCCATTGAGTCCTGCATTGCCAAGTACAACCTCTGAGGAAgacaaaacaggaaagaaacacagatttattGCAAAATTTAGTGCTTCAGCCATGTTTACCTAACATTTGATAATCATTAGTCTCAGATATTGCTGTGCAATTAATAGATTTCAAATTGAAACTgtaatttgaaacaatgcaactAACAAAGGATGCCTCTTATGAAGCACATTAT
It encodes the following:
- the tap2a gene encoding antigen peptide transporter 2a, whose amino-acid sequence is MAVKTATTTHKVAALILGLCADLSLFYASGFVVTHSVFGNLARLWVSAALRWLTLSAVTLLTLGELKPLLTRFITAHSLLPAVFESGSKALYTEESQCGQVADARCWMMAAGASLAAALFWEITVPDSDEAATGKEKKQKARVLFMRVLYMFKPHYLLLLGGLVFLSLAVICEMFIPFYTGRVIDILGSHYQSSEFLSALLFMGLYSVGSSVSAGCRGGLLLCAINVYTCRVKVMLFGALTKQEIAFFETIKTGEITSRLAKDTTLMGRTVCLNVNVLLRTLIKTLGMISLMMNLSWKLTFLVLMETPVTGLIQNIYDTYYQRLYLAMQDSMALANETVNEVVSGIRVVQSFNTKTHEARRYDNCLMDIHKLKTRRDTVRAIYLLVRRLTGLGMQVIMLYYGRLFIQRGQMTTGNLVSFILYQSDLGDNIRTLTYIFGDMLNSVGAAGKVFEYLDRKPQVSTDGERKPDQLTGHVSFRGVNFAYPTNPNKTVLQDFTLELKPGQMTALVGSSGEGKSTCVSLLERFYEPQDGEILLDGLPLESYDHSFLHKKIAVVSQEPVLFSGSIKDNITYGLPDCSLDEIQEAARKANAHDFIRQLDKGYDTEVGDSGSQLSRSERQQIAIARALVRQPQVLILDEITSSLDTESENKVQQALANCPNQTLLVIAHRLKTIEKADQIVVISGGKVGEQGTHQELMDMKGSYYKLRMEHFTEENSPQ